A section of the Enterobacter sp. C2 genome encodes:
- the atpH gene encoding F0F1 ATP synthase subunit delta produces the protein MSEFVTVARPYAKAAFDFAVEHQSVERWQDMLAFAAEVTKNEQMAELLSGAIAPEALAKSFIAVCGEQLDANGQNLIKVMAENGRLNALPDVLEQFIQLRAASEATAEVEVTSATALSEEQLSKISVAMEKRLSRKVKLNCKIDKSVMAGVIIRAGDMVIDGSVRGRLERLADVLQS, from the coding sequence ATGTCTGAATTTGTTACGGTAGCTCGCCCCTACGCCAAAGCAGCTTTTGACTTTGCCGTCGAACACCAGAGTGTAGAGCGCTGGCAGGATATGCTGGCGTTTGCCGCCGAGGTGACAAAAAACGAACAAATGGCAGAGCTTCTCTCCGGTGCGATAGCACCGGAAGCGCTCGCTAAGTCGTTTATCGCCGTATGTGGAGAGCAGCTGGACGCCAACGGCCAGAACCTGATTAAGGTGATGGCAGAGAACGGTCGTCTGAATGCGCTCCCTGATGTTCTTGAGCAGTTTATTCAATTGCGTGCAGCCAGCGAGGCTACCGCTGAGGTTGAAGTCACCTCGGCAACCGCACTGAGTGAAGAACAGCTTTCGAAAATCAGCGTCGCGATGGAAAAACGTCTGTCACGCAAAGTGAAGCTGAATTGCAAAATCGATAAGTCTGTGATGGCAGGCGTTATCATCCGTGCGGGTGATATGGTCATTGATGGCAGCGTACGCGGCCGTCTTGAACGCCTCGCAGACGTCTTGCAGTCTTAA
- the atpA gene encoding F0F1 ATP synthase subunit alpha, with translation MQLNSTEISELIKQRIAQFNVVSEAHNEGTIVSVSDGVIRIHGLADCMQGEMISLPGNRYAIALNLERDSVGAVVMGPYADLAEGTKVKCTGRILEVPVGRGLLGRVVNTLGAPIDGKGPVEHDGFSPIEVIAPGVIERQSVDQPVQTGYKSVDAMIPIGRGQRELIIGDRQTGKTAMAIDAIINQRDSGIKCVYVAIGQKASTIANVVRKLEEHGALSNTIVVVATASESAALQYLSPYAGCAMGEYFRDRGEDALIVYDDLSKQAVAYRQVSLLLRRPPGREAFPGDVFYLHSRLLERASRVNAEYVENFTKGEVKGKTGSLTALPIIETQAGDVSAFVPTNVISITDGQIFLETNLFNSGIRPAVNPGISVSRVGGAAQTKIIKKLSGGIRTALAQYRELAAFSQFASDLDEATRKQLSHGQKVTELLKQKQYAPMSVAQQGLVLFAAERGYLEDVELAKIGSFEAALLAYVDRDHAPLMQEINQSGGYNDEIEGKLKGILDSFKATQSW, from the coding sequence ATGCAACTGAATTCCACCGAAATCAGCGAACTGATCAAGCAGCGCATTGCTCAGTTCAATGTTGTGAGTGAAGCTCACAACGAAGGTACTATTGTTTCTGTAAGTGACGGTGTTATCCGTATCCACGGTCTTGCTGACTGTATGCAGGGTGAGATGATCTCCCTGCCGGGTAACCGTTACGCTATCGCACTGAACCTGGAGCGCGACTCCGTAGGTGCAGTCGTGATGGGTCCGTACGCTGACCTCGCCGAAGGCACCAAGGTTAAGTGTACCGGCCGTATTCTGGAAGTGCCGGTCGGCCGTGGCCTGCTGGGCCGCGTGGTAAACACCCTGGGTGCGCCAATCGACGGTAAAGGTCCGGTAGAACACGATGGCTTCTCGCCAATCGAAGTTATCGCACCGGGCGTAATCGAACGTCAGTCCGTCGACCAGCCGGTGCAGACCGGTTATAAGTCTGTTGACGCCATGATCCCAATCGGCCGTGGCCAGCGTGAGCTGATCATCGGTGACCGTCAGACCGGTAAAACCGCGATGGCAATCGATGCGATCATCAACCAGCGTGACTCCGGCATCAAGTGCGTGTACGTGGCTATCGGCCAGAAAGCGTCCACCATTGCTAACGTGGTGCGTAAGCTGGAAGAGCACGGTGCGCTGTCCAACACTATCGTTGTGGTGGCTACCGCCTCTGAATCCGCTGCGCTGCAGTATCTCTCTCCGTATGCTGGCTGTGCGATGGGCGAATACTTCCGTGACCGCGGTGAAGATGCACTGATCGTGTACGATGACCTGTCCAAACAGGCCGTTGCTTACCGTCAGGTCTCCCTGCTGCTCCGTCGTCCGCCAGGACGTGAAGCATTCCCGGGCGACGTGTTCTACCTCCACTCCCGTCTGCTGGAGCGCGCATCCCGCGTAAACGCTGAGTACGTTGAGAACTTCACCAAAGGTGAAGTAAAAGGTAAAACCGGCTCCCTGACCGCGCTGCCGATCATCGAAACCCAGGCGGGTGACGTTTCCGCGTTCGTTCCGACCAACGTAATCTCGATTACCGACGGTCAGATCTTCCTGGAAACCAACCTGTTTAACTCCGGTATTCGTCCGGCGGTTAACCCGGGTATCTCCGTATCCCGTGTGGGTGGTGCTGCTCAGACCAAGATCATCAAGAAACTGTCCGGTGGTATCCGTACCGCGCTGGCACAGTATCGTGAACTGGCTGCGTTCTCTCAGTTCGCATCTGATCTGGATGAAGCAACCCGTAAACAGCTGAGCCACGGTCAGAAAGTGACCGAGCTCCTGAAGCAGAAACAGTACGCTCCAATGTCTGTTGCGCAGCAGGGTCTGGTGCTGTTCGCGGCTGAACGCGGTTACCTCGAAGATGTGGAACTGGCGAAAATCGGTAGCTTCGAAGCCGCTCTGCTGGCTTACGTTGACCGTGACCACGCTCCGCTGATGCAAGAGATCAACCAGTCCGGTGGCTATAACGACGAAATCGAAGGCAAGCTGAAAGGCATCCTCGATTCCTTCAAAGCAACCCAGTCCTGGTAA
- the atpG gene encoding F0F1 ATP synthase subunit gamma, with amino-acid sequence MAGAKEIRSKIASVQNTQKITKAMEMVAASKMRKSQDRMAASRPYADTMRKVIGHLAHGNLEYKHPYLEERDVKRVGYLVVSTDRGLCGGLNINLFKKLLADMKAWSDKGVQSELAMIGSKGVSFFNSVGGNVVAQVTGMGDNPSLSELIGPVKVMLQAYDEGRLDKLYIVSNKFINTMSQSPTITQLLPLPASEDDDLKHKAWDYLYEPDPKALLDTLLRRYVESQVYQGVVENLASEQAARMVAMKAATDNGGSLIKELQLVYNKARQASITQELTEIVGGASAV; translated from the coding sequence ATGGCCGGCGCAAAAGAGATACGTAGTAAGATCGCAAGCGTCCAGAACACGCAGAAGATCACTAAAGCGATGGAGATGGTCGCCGCTTCCAAAATGCGTAAATCGCAGGACAGAATGGCAGCCAGCCGTCCTTATGCAGACACCATGCGCAAAGTGATTGGTCACCTTGCACACGGTAATCTGGAATATAAGCACCCTTACCTGGAAGAACGCGACGTTAAGCGCGTGGGCTACCTGGTGGTGTCTACCGACCGTGGTCTGTGCGGTGGTTTGAACATTAACCTGTTCAAAAAACTGCTGGCGGATATGAAAGCGTGGTCCGACAAGGGCGTTCAGAGCGAACTCGCGATGATCGGCTCGAAAGGCGTCTCGTTCTTCAACTCCGTAGGCGGCAACGTTGTCGCTCAGGTAACCGGCATGGGGGATAACCCTTCCCTGTCCGAACTGATCGGCCCGGTAAAAGTGATGTTGCAGGCCTACGACGAAGGTCGTCTGGACAAGCTTTACATCGTCAGTAACAAATTTATCAACACCATGTCCCAGTCTCCGACCATCACCCAGCTGCTGCCGCTGCCGGCATCAGAGGATGACGATCTGAAACATAAAGCATGGGATTACCTGTACGAGCCCGATCCGAAAGCGCTGCTGGATACCCTGCTGCGTCGTTACGTCGAGTCGCAGGTGTATCAGGGTGTTGTAGAAAACCTGGCCAGCGAGCAGGCCGCGCGTATGGTGGCGATGAAAGCCGCAACCGATAACGGCGGTAGCCTGATTAAAGAGTTGCAGTTGGTTTACAACAAAGCTCGTCAGGCCAGCATAACTCAGGAACTCACCGAAATCGTCGGTGGCGCGTCTGCGGTTTAA
- the atpD gene encoding F0F1 ATP synthase subunit beta produces the protein MATGKVVQVIGAVVDVEFPQDAVPNVYDALEVTNGNERLVLEVQQQLGGGIVRTIAMGSSDGLRRGLEVQDLEHPIEVPVGKATLGRIMNVLGQPIDMKGDIGEEERWAIHRAAPSYEELSSSQELLETGIKVIDLMCPFAKGGKVGLFGGAGVGKTVNMMELIRNIAIEHSGYSVFAGVGERTREGNDFYHEMTDSNVLDKVSLVYGQMNEPPGNRLRVALTGLTMAEKFRDEGRDVLLFVDNIYRYTLAGTEVSALLGRMPSAVGYQPTLAEEMGVLQERITSTKTGSITSVQAVYVPADDLTDPSPATTFAHLDATVVLSRQIASLGIYPAVDPLDSTSRQLDPLVVGQEHYDTARGVQSILQRYQELKDIIAILGMDELSEEDKLVVARARKIQRFLSQPFFVAEVFTGSPGKYVSLKDTIRGFKGIMEGEYDHLPEQAFYMVGSIDEAVEKAKKL, from the coding sequence ATGGCTACTGGAAAAGTTGTCCAGGTAATCGGCGCCGTGGTGGACGTCGAGTTCCCGCAGGACGCCGTACCGAACGTGTACGACGCCCTCGAAGTGACAAATGGTAATGAGCGTCTGGTGCTGGAAGTTCAGCAGCAGCTCGGCGGCGGTATCGTACGTACCATCGCTATGGGTTCTTCTGACGGTCTGCGTCGTGGTCTGGAAGTTCAGGATCTCGAGCACCCGATCGAAGTGCCGGTAGGTAAAGCGACCCTGGGTCGTATCATGAACGTACTGGGTCAGCCGATCGATATGAAAGGCGACATCGGTGAAGAAGAGCGTTGGGCTATTCACCGTGCAGCACCGTCCTATGAAGAGCTCTCCAGCTCTCAGGAACTGCTGGAAACCGGCATCAAGGTTATCGACCTGATGTGTCCGTTCGCTAAGGGCGGTAAAGTCGGTCTGTTCGGTGGTGCGGGCGTAGGTAAGACCGTAAACATGATGGAGCTGATCCGTAACATCGCGATCGAGCACTCCGGTTACTCCGTGTTTGCAGGCGTGGGTGAGCGTACTCGTGAGGGTAACGACTTCTACCACGAGATGACCGACTCCAACGTTCTGGACAAAGTATCCCTGGTGTACGGCCAGATGAACGAGCCGCCGGGAAACCGTCTGCGCGTTGCACTGACCGGCCTGACCATGGCTGAGAAGTTCCGTGACGAAGGTCGTGACGTTCTGCTGTTCGTTGACAACATCTATCGTTACACCCTGGCCGGTACGGAAGTATCCGCACTGCTGGGCCGTATGCCTTCAGCGGTAGGCTACCAGCCGACGCTGGCGGAAGAGATGGGCGTTCTGCAGGAGCGTATCACCTCCACCAAAACCGGTTCTATCACCTCTGTACAGGCGGTATACGTACCTGCGGATGACTTGACTGACCCATCTCCAGCCACCACCTTTGCGCACCTTGACGCAACCGTGGTACTGAGCCGTCAGATCGCATCTCTGGGTATCTACCCGGCCGTTGACCCGCTGGACTCTACCAGCCGTCAGCTGGATCCGCTGGTAGTTGGCCAGGAGCACTACGACACCGCGCGTGGCGTACAGTCTATCCTGCAGCGTTACCAGGAGCTGAAAGACATCATCGCCATCCTGGGTATGGATGAGCTGTCTGAAGAAGACAAACTGGTGGTAGCACGCGCACGTAAGATCCAGCGCTTCCTGTCCCAGCCGTTCTTCGTGGCAGAAGTGTTTACCGGTTCTCCGGGCAAATACGTCTCCCTGAAAGACACTATCCGTGGCTTTAAAGGCATTATGGAAGGCGAGTACGATCACCTGCCGGAGCAGGCGTTCTACATGGTGGGTTCCATCGACGAAGCCGTGGAAAAAGCCAAAAAACTTTAA
- a CDS encoding F0F1 ATP synthase subunit epsilon: MAMTYHLDVVSAEQQMFSGLVEKIQVTGSEGELGIFPGHAPLLTAIKPGMIRIVKQHGHEEFIYLSGGVLEVQPGTVTVLADTAIRGQDLDEARALESKRKAEEHIKSSHGDVDYAQASAELAKAIAKLRVIELTKKAM; encoded by the coding sequence ATGGCAATGACTTACCACCTGGACGTGGTCAGCGCAGAGCAACAGATGTTCTCTGGTCTGGTCGAGAAAATCCAGGTAACGGGTAGCGAAGGTGAACTGGGGATTTTCCCGGGTCACGCCCCGCTGCTCACCGCCATTAAGCCTGGTATGATCCGCATCGTGAAACAGCACGGTCATGAAGAGTTTATCTACCTGTCTGGTGGCGTACTTGAAGTACAGCCGGGCACCGTGACCGTACTGGCTGATACCGCGATTCGTGGCCAGGATCTCGACGAAGCGCGAGCCCTGGAGTCGAAGCGTAAAGCAGAAGAGCACATTAAGAGCTCGCACGGCGACGTGGATTACGCTCAGGCGTCTGCAGAGCTGGCCAAAGCTATTGCGAAACTGCGCGTTATCGAGTTGACCAAAAAAGCGATGTAA
- the glmU gene encoding bifunctional UDP-N-acetylglucosamine diphosphorylase/glucosamine-1-phosphate N-acetyltransferase GlmU, protein MLNNSMSVVILAAGKGTRMYSDLPKVLHTLAGKAMVQHVIDAANNLGARHVHLVYGHGGDLLKQTLRDDNLNWVLQAEQLGTGHAMQQAAPGFADDEDILMLYGDVPLISIETLQRLRDAKPQGGIGLLTVNLDDPTGYGRITRQDGKVTGIVEHKDATPEQHKIQEINTGILIANGADLKRWLSKLTNDNAQGEYYITDIIELAYLEGREIAAVHPQRLSEVEGVNNRLQLSRLERVYQSEQAEKLLLAGVMLRDPARFDLRGTLSHGRDIEIDTNVILEGNVTLGNRVKIGAGCVIKNSVIGDDCEISPYSVVEDATLEAACTIGPFARLRPGAELLAGAHVGNFVEMKKARLGKGSKAGHLTYLGDAEIGDNVNIGAGTITCNYDGANKHKTIIGDDVFVGSDSQFIAPVSVASGVTIAAGTTVTRDVAEDELVISRVKQTHIKGWKRPVKKK, encoded by the coding sequence ATGTTGAACAATAGCATGAGCGTGGTGATCCTTGCCGCTGGCAAGGGAACCCGCATGTATTCGGATCTTCCTAAAGTGCTTCATACTCTCGCCGGGAAAGCGATGGTACAGCATGTCATTGATGCCGCGAATAATCTCGGCGCACGTCACGTTCACCTGGTCTACGGCCACGGCGGGGATCTGCTTAAGCAGACGCTGCGTGACGACAACCTCAACTGGGTGCTGCAAGCGGAACAGCTGGGTACGGGCCATGCTATGCAGCAGGCTGCCCCGGGCTTTGCCGATGACGAAGATATCCTCATGCTCTACGGTGACGTACCGTTGATCTCCATTGAGACACTGCAGCGCCTGCGCGATGCCAAGCCGCAGGGCGGCATTGGGCTGTTAACGGTCAATCTTGACGATCCCACCGGCTATGGCCGCATCACCCGCCAGGACGGGAAGGTCACCGGCATCGTTGAGCATAAAGATGCGACCCCTGAACAGCATAAGATTCAGGAGATCAATACGGGCATCCTGATAGCCAACGGTGCGGATCTGAAGCGCTGGCTGAGCAAGCTCACCAACGACAATGCGCAGGGTGAGTACTACATCACCGATATTATCGAACTGGCCTACCTCGAAGGACGTGAGATCGCCGCGGTACATCCGCAGCGTCTGAGCGAAGTTGAGGGCGTGAATAACCGCCTGCAGCTTTCTCGTCTGGAACGCGTCTATCAGTCCGAGCAGGCAGAAAAGCTGCTGCTGGCTGGCGTGATGCTGCGCGATCCGGCACGTTTTGACCTGCGGGGTACCCTGAGCCACGGGCGTGATATCGAGATCGACACTAACGTTATTCTGGAAGGCAACGTCACGCTGGGCAACCGGGTCAAAATCGGCGCGGGCTGCGTGATAAAAAACAGTGTTATCGGCGACGACTGCGAAATCAGCCCCTACAGCGTGGTAGAAGATGCCACCCTGGAAGCCGCCTGCACCATCGGTCCGTTTGCTCGTCTGCGCCCTGGCGCAGAGCTGTTGGCCGGCGCGCACGTTGGCAACTTCGTCGAAATGAAAAAGGCGCGGCTGGGTAAAGGCTCGAAGGCAGGCCATCTCACCTATCTGGGCGACGCGGAGATTGGTGACAACGTTAACATCGGGGCCGGTACCATTACCTGCAACTACGACGGTGCCAACAAGCATAAAACTATTATCGGCGACGACGTTTTTGTCGGCTCCGATTCACAGTTTATCGCTCCAGTGAGCGTAGCCAGCGGCGTCACTATTGCTGCGGGTACCACGGTAACCCGTGATGTTGCCGAGGACGAGCTGGTAATCAGCCGAGTGAAACAGACCCATATCAAGGGCTGGAAACGTCCGGTCAAAAAGAAGTAA
- the glmS gene encoding glutamine--fructose-6-phosphate transaminase (isomerizing): protein MCGIVGAVAQRDIAEILLEGLRRLEYRGYDSAGLAVVDSEGHMTRLRRLGKVQMLSQAAEEHPLHGGTGIAHTRWATHGEPSEGNAHPHVSEHIVVVHNGIIENHEPLREELRSRGYEFVSETDTEVIAHLVHWELAKGGSLRDAVLRTIPQLRGAYGTVIMDTRDPSTLLAARSGSPLVIGLGMGENFIASDQLALLPVTRRFIFLEEGDIAEVTRRSVVVFDREGQEVKRPDIESNLQYDAGDKGIYRHYMQKEIYEQPNAIKNTLTGRISHGEIDLSELGEKANEMLSQVEHIQIIACGTSYNSGMVSRYWFESLAGIPCDVEIASEFRYRKSAVRRNSLMITLSQSGETADTLAALRLSKELGYLGSLAICNVPGSSLVRESDLALMTNAGTEIGVASTKAFTTQLTVLLMLVAKLSRLKGLDASIEQDIVHGLQALPNRIEQMLSQDKRIEALAEDFSEKHHALFLGRGDQYPIALEGALKLKEISYIHAEAYAAGELKHGPLALIDADMPVIVVAPNNELLEKLKSNIEEVRARSGVLYVFAGQDSGFTSSDNMHIIELPHVEEVIAPIFYTVPLQLLAYHVALIKGTDVDQPRNLAKSVTVE from the coding sequence ATGTGTGGAATTGTTGGCGCAGTTGCGCAGCGTGATATTGCTGAAATCCTTCTCGAAGGCTTACGTCGTCTCGAATACCGTGGCTATGACTCTGCCGGTCTGGCAGTAGTCGACAGTGAAGGGCATATGACCCGCCTGCGTCGTCTCGGTAAAGTCCAGATGCTCTCTCAGGCAGCGGAAGAGCATCCGCTGCATGGCGGAACCGGTATTGCCCATACCCGTTGGGCGACGCACGGTGAACCGTCTGAAGGCAACGCTCACCCGCATGTCTCTGAACATATTGTGGTGGTGCATAACGGCATTATTGAGAACCACGAGCCGCTGCGCGAAGAGTTAAGATCGCGCGGCTATGAATTTGTCTCCGAAACCGATACCGAAGTGATCGCTCACCTGGTGCACTGGGAGCTGGCAAAAGGCGGCTCGCTGCGTGATGCCGTTCTGCGCACTATCCCGCAGCTGCGCGGCGCGTACGGTACGGTTATCATGGATACCCGCGATCCGAGCACCCTGCTGGCCGCCCGCTCTGGTAGCCCGCTGGTTATCGGTCTTGGCATGGGTGAAAACTTCATCGCCTCTGACCAATTGGCCCTGCTGCCAGTGACCCGCCGCTTTATCTTCCTCGAAGAGGGTGACATTGCGGAAGTGACCCGCCGTAGCGTCGTGGTGTTTGACCGTGAAGGTCAGGAAGTGAAGCGCCCGGACATCGAATCTAATCTGCAATATGACGCGGGCGATAAGGGTATTTACCGCCACTACATGCAGAAAGAGATCTACGAGCAGCCGAACGCCATTAAAAACACCCTGACCGGGCGTATCAGCCACGGTGAGATCGATCTCAGCGAGCTGGGCGAGAAAGCCAACGAGATGCTCTCTCAGGTTGAACATATCCAGATCATCGCCTGCGGCACCTCCTACAACTCCGGGATGGTCTCTCGCTACTGGTTTGAATCGCTGGCCGGTATTCCGTGCGACGTGGAAATCGCCTCTGAATTCCGCTATCGTAAATCCGCCGTGCGCCGCAACAGCCTGATGATCACCCTCTCCCAGTCTGGTGAGACGGCGGACACCCTGGCCGCGCTGCGCCTCTCCAAAGAGCTGGGCTACCTCGGTTCGCTGGCGATCTGTAACGTGCCTGGCTCCTCGCTGGTGCGTGAATCCGATCTGGCGCTGATGACCAACGCTGGCACAGAGATCGGTGTGGCGTCGACCAAAGCCTTCACCACCCAGCTCACCGTGCTGCTGATGCTGGTGGCGAAGCTGAGCCGCCTGAAGGGTCTGGATGCCTCTATCGAGCAGGATATCGTGCATGGCCTGCAGGCGCTGCCGAACCGTATCGAGCAGATGCTCTCCCAGGACAAACGTATTGAAGCGCTGGCAGAGGACTTCTCTGAGAAGCACCACGCTCTGTTCCTGGGCCGTGGCGATCAGTACCCTATCGCTCTTGAAGGCGCGCTGAAGCTGAAAGAGATCTCCTACATCCACGCGGAAGCCTACGCCGCAGGCGAGCTGAAACACGGCCCGCTGGCGCTGATTGATGCCGATATGCCAGTTATCGTTGTGGCACCTAACAACGAACTGCTGGAAAAACTGAAGTCCAATATCGAAGAAGTTCGCGCCCGTAGCGGCGTGCTCTATGTCTTCGCCGGCCAGGATTCCGGTTTCACCAGCAGCGATAACATGCACATTATCGAGCTGCCGCACGTAGAAGAGGTGATTGCGCCGATCTTCTACACCGTGCCGCTGCAGCTGCTGGCCTACCACGTCGCGCTGATCAAAGGCACCGACGTTGACCAGCCGCGTAACCTCGCGAAATCTGTAACCGTAGAGTAA
- the pstS gene encoding phosphate ABC transporter substrate-binding protein PstS codes for MKVMRTTVATVVAATLSLSAFAVNAAASLTGAGATFPAPVYAKWADTYQKATGSKVNYQGIGSSGGVKQITANTVDFGASDAPLSDEKLNQEGLFQFPTVIGGVVLAVNLPGVKSGELVLDGKTLGDIYLGKIKKWDDEAIAKLNPGMKLPSQNIAVVRRADGSGTSFVFTSYLAKVNEEWKSKIGSGSTVNWPTGLGGKGNDGIAAFVQRLPGSIGYVEYAYAKQNNLAYTKLVSADGKPVSPTEESFSNAAKGVDWSKTFAQDLTNQKGDNAWPITSTTFILIHKEQKKPEQGAEVLKFFDWAYKDGAKQANDLDYATLPDSVVEQVRAAWKTNVKDSSGKALY; via the coding sequence ATGAAAGTCATGCGTACCACTGTCGCTACTGTTGTCGCCGCGACCTTATCCCTGAGCGCTTTCGCTGTTAACGCAGCGGCAAGCCTGACCGGCGCGGGTGCAACTTTCCCAGCGCCAGTGTATGCCAAATGGGCGGATACCTATCAGAAAGCGACCGGTAGCAAAGTTAACTACCAGGGTATCGGCTCCTCCGGCGGCGTGAAGCAGATCACTGCTAACACCGTGGATTTTGGCGCGTCTGACGCTCCGCTGTCTGATGAGAAACTGAATCAGGAAGGCCTGTTCCAGTTCCCGACCGTTATCGGTGGCGTGGTGCTGGCGGTTAACCTGCCGGGCGTGAAATCCGGTGAGCTGGTGCTGGACGGTAAAACGCTGGGTGACATCTACCTGGGCAAAATCAAAAAATGGGATGACGAAGCGATCGCTAAACTCAACCCAGGCATGAAGCTGCCTTCACAGAACATCGCCGTAGTGCGTCGCGCTGACGGCTCCGGTACCTCCTTCGTCTTCACCAGCTACCTGGCGAAAGTAAACGAAGAGTGGAAGTCAAAAATTGGTTCTGGCTCTACCGTGAACTGGCCGACCGGCCTGGGCGGCAAAGGTAACGACGGTATCGCCGCGTTCGTACAGCGCCTGCCGGGCTCTATCGGCTACGTAGAGTACGCCTACGCTAAGCAGAACAACCTGGCCTACACCAAGCTGGTCTCTGCCGATGGCAAACCGGTTTCTCCAACCGAAGAGAGCTTCTCTAACGCCGCGAAAGGCGTGGACTGGAGCAAAACCTTCGCTCAGGACCTGACTAACCAGAAGGGTGACAACGCGTGGCCGATCACCTCTACCACCTTCATCCTGATCCATAAAGAGCAGAAGAAACCTGAGCAGGGGGCTGAAGTGCTGAAGTTCTTTGACTGGGCCTACAAAGACGGTGCGAAACAGGCTAACGATCTGGATTACGCAACTCTGCCGGACAGCGTGGTTGAGCAGGTTCGTGCTGCATGGAAAACCAACGTGAAAGATAGCAGCGGTAAAGCGCTGTACTAA
- the pstC gene encoding phosphate ABC transporter permease PstC: protein MAATKPAFNPPGKQGDMIFGALVKLAALIVLLLLGGIIVSLIVSSWPSIQKFGFSFLWTKEWDAPNDIYGALVPIYGTLVTSFIALLIAVPVSFGIALFLTELAPGWLKRPLGIAIELLAAIPSIVYGMWGLFIFAPLFATYFQEPVGNVLSTIPFVGALFSGPAFGIGILAAGIILAIMIIPYIASVMRDVFEQTPVMMKESAYGIGCTTWEVIWRIVLPFTKNGVIGGVMLGLGRALGETMAVTFIIGNTYQLDSASLYMPGNSITSALANEFAEAESGLHVAALMELGLILFVITFIVLAISKVMILRLAKNEGAR, encoded by the coding sequence ATGGCTGCAACCAAGCCTGCTTTTAACCCACCGGGTAAACAAGGTGACATGATCTTCGGCGCGCTGGTCAAACTGGCTGCGCTGATTGTGCTATTGCTGCTTGGCGGCATCATCGTCTCCCTGATTGTCTCCTCCTGGCCAAGCATCCAGAAATTTGGTTTCTCTTTCCTGTGGACCAAAGAGTGGGACGCCCCTAACGATATCTACGGTGCGCTGGTGCCGATCTACGGTACGCTGGTGACCTCCTTTATTGCGCTGCTGATCGCCGTTCCGGTGAGTTTCGGTATCGCGCTGTTCCTGACGGAACTGGCTCCCGGCTGGCTGAAGCGTCCGCTGGGTATCGCTATTGAGCTGCTCGCCGCTATCCCCAGTATCGTTTACGGCATGTGGGGGCTGTTTATCTTCGCTCCACTGTTTGCCACCTATTTCCAGGAGCCGGTGGGCAACGTGCTCTCTACCATTCCGTTTGTGGGCGCGCTCTTCTCCGGCCCGGCGTTTGGTATCGGTATCCTCGCTGCGGGTATTATTCTCGCCATTATGATCATTCCGTACATCGCCTCGGTGATGCGCGACGTGTTTGAACAAACCCCGGTGATGATGAAAGAGTCAGCCTACGGCATCGGCTGCACCACCTGGGAGGTGATCTGGCGCATCGTGCTGCCGTTCACCAAAAACGGCGTTATCGGCGGGGTCATGCTTGGCCTGGGCCGCGCGCTGGGTGAGACCATGGCGGTGACCTTCATCATCGGTAACACCTACCAGCTCGACAGCGCCTCGCTCTATATGCCGGGCAACAGCATTACCTCTGCACTGGCTAACGAATTTGCTGAAGCGGAGTCTGGGCTGCACGTTGCCGCGCTGATGGAGCTGGGGCTGATCCTGTTTGTGATCACCTTTATCGTGCTGGCGATTTCGAAAGTGATGATCCTGCGTCTGGCGAAAAACGAGGGGGCACGCTGA